tttttttaaagattcgcGTTAATTAaagtttttgtcatttttcagttgaaactgaagggatatataaacatcaaatattattattatattattaatagttagctTCTCATTTTGCCAACTCTACGTATACTATATATGTCGGCATGTTGTCCGCCTTCCTGTTTTtgcaatgataaatgatgatgcataaagtgttatgtacaaatgttgaatgctgatcaggggcggctcaaccctttaggagaaaaggTGGCAGCctaagaccccaaaatttgaggggcctatttttgtttagtaataataaattacaaattttaagaaatatattaaatactatttatagaaaaaagaaaatttttatataaaaaaataaaacgcaaGGACTCCGTTTGATTTTTGTCTTAGGCCATAAATTTGCTTGAGCCGCCCCTAATGTTGATGATGTCATTCTatgcttaataaaaaaaaaaaaagttatttacattcggctgacaaaatatttcatgtatgctaaaacatactatatgcttaattagaatagaatagcgtttggttataaattttagtagtagattttaaaaaaaaaatctttaaatatttgtttgatcatgaaaacttaatcaaattttaaagcatagatcaaattaatttttaatggatcaaaaaattgggtggattctttttaatagatcaaaaaaaattttaatttaaaacgaaaattaattttttttaaaaaaaataaaataaaaaatgacgtggccctctaataagctgccacgtggcaaagctgtttttAAAAATCGGTTGTTAAAaggtaatggcatggatgagccagttttgtaacggcgatgacatgaatgagcccaacttttaacggatgacataaatgagtcatttctgatagttcagtggcatatttgaaccattttccttaaatttattatatttaaagagtaatatgataaaattactcTTACCATTTATTGCTTTTTAATCTCCATACTATAGAAAAGTGGATAAATATAGATGGGCGAAGGAAGTAGGTTGTGATACAAATTCCTACCAAATTTTATCCTACTTTTATTGTACTTGAAATATTAATCCATGCTTTAATCACCACTTTCTTCGTCCCATTTTAGttggatatattttattttaaacggtaattaagaaattataaattaaataatgaatcttactattttatcctttatctaTATATCTGATATTCATTGGACATAAAAATGgatattgaaattgaaattgttcagatttaatatatactattaattatataggtaaaataaaaataaaaaaaataattttatttcgaTTTAATAAGTGATCAGCTAAtataagataattattttttttataagatgATCAACTAAAATGGAAGAGATGGAGTACATATTTGGTATTCATGCACGCTTTGATATGTTTATTAGGTATGGTAGGTGCAAAATTTGGCAATTTAAATTGAGTTCAAGTTATATGTAATACAAAACATTCGTAAATAGTTAATTGGGTTACTTAAAATGCACATACAATATAACTTATGTTGTAaccttttacaatttttttttgttgttgttgataagaAATTCGTACTTGCTATTTTCGCGTGCATACAAGATAAAATCCGCTTTATTATAGTACTACAACAAGTTTCGTACGATGAATTCGATCGAATAGGGATTTTTATATTTGAGATTCAGAGGCGGAGACATCTTATGGTTAGGGGTTTACCCGAACAGAGGCACAATCAGGATTTCAATTAAGGGggttcaatatttgaagaaaacctAATCGAAGTGagttcaatatttgaagaaaacctagttgaagggggttcaacacctactatatatacataaaaataattttagtcgtgcataaatgatatatttttccATCAAAGGGGTTCAGACGAAACCCCCAACAAAGGGTTGGCTCTACCCCTGCACCCGAACCCCCTTCgatagaaaattatattatttatatatgctcaattttttttatgcatatatacttgatgttgaacccccttcggctaGTTTGTGTgcctacttttttttattttgaatcctCTTAGTGAAAATTCTGATTCTGCCATTGCTGAAACCCCATCTGAGAGATTAACTATGCTTAACCAATTCAGTCACCCTCCAGGATTTATAACATTTAACAATTAATATTGATTATAACCTTTAAAATACAAATTATCTGCAGTAATAAGTAGTACTTAAACGTTAActtgataacataattacttgGACTTATGTCAAATAATACTTAGAAGCAATTGACTAATTGATAGATTATTTTTCACTAAAGACAACATCATATACAATAATGAGCTTAATTTCTATATATTGACtgtgtaaaataattttaatcagaTAGCGttgattcaaaaattttaatttggatgaTTCATTCTTAACATCGAATTTGATTACACTAAAATTGACTTCAAACacaatttaatatttgttgaaatgttgttattttatacatataaatcTATTTTCCACGTCAAAAAAATCTTCATGACCTATAAGTAACTATAAATAACCATCTATAAATGTAGCCTGGATTATAAAGCTGAAAAATAATACTTACTACGTAGGTTAAAAAGTTCATATCGGTTCAACCGAACTCAATAGCTTTTACTCAGATAATCTATTTGTGTTACAAATTACAAACTATGTACACATTAAATTCTAAATCCATTTATAGAACACTTGAAGTTGCCATTCTAAAATTCAGAAACTCGTAAAGTTGAAATACTAGCTCCTCCTCCGTGAAATTAAAGTGCATGCAATTAGTGAATGTAAGTTAAATTATATTCCTAAGGGTACTTCGGTAATTTCTCACAACTAAAAGCTTATGATAAAATAAGCACATTATTATTTGTCCACACATGAGTTAGGTTGTTGCTATATAACATGGCCCTTTCCAATCCAATCAAACCAATGTTATCACATTCAATAACCTTCAcgcatactttattttttttttagagaaaaagaaacaaactctttttctttctcttctcaaAAAACTTGgattaattttcattattttcatcaaatatgGGAAATAGTTTAAGGTGTTGTTTAGCTTGTGTACTTCCTTGTGGTGCATTAGATTTAATTCGTATTGTACACTTAAATGGTCATgttgaagaaattacaagtccAATAACGGCCTATGAAGCTCTCAAGAATTACCCTAACCATGTCTTGAGTAAGCCATGCTCTCAAGGTACAATGGCTCGTCGCATTCTGATCTTGTCGCCGAACTCAGAGCTCAAAAGGGGTAGTATATACTTCTTGATTCCAGCATCTTCAGTACcatcagaaaaaaaaaagtttggcACTAACACGTCAATCAAGAAATCCTCTAAAGTTGgtataaaaaatataagtacTAATAACAAGAAATGTCACGTCAGCATCCCTGATGATCGCGATCATGATTTGACCGATAGTGCAACACCAAAGTTGAAGAAGTCAACATCTCATCGGAGGAATACGAGTGGTAAGGTTGTTGTATGGAGGCCTCATCTCGAGAGTATTTCTGAAAACTAAGTTTGTTTGGTACGACAGaagtctttttttgtttttggtttacCCTTAGGAAGGgtgattttcttttttcctttttatcctttttttaaaatttgtgtatatcttttttttaatgtttatttattttccatctGCATGTAATAGTAAGCAGATTTGGATTGAAAGGGATGTATAGCCCAAAGAAATTTATGAGAGAGAGATTGGAGAGTGATTTTGAAAATTGTActcaaaagaggaaaaatatctctttgttttttcctctttcttgTAAATTTTTGGGGCTTTAATATGAACTTTTAATGTTATACAAGAGTTTCCTACTTCCAAGAAATCAATGGAACTTTAATATATACCaacttgtatttatatatatgtttgataatgttgttgattctttaatttctcaaaggTATATAATTTCGATGTATAAGCAAGTGATAAACTCAGAATCCAGACATTGTGTGAAGTTCAGAATTGAGATAGTATATCAAGTTTTGGAATGCATATCTAACTGGATTTATCATatctcacatgtatatatatgatttcaACACTGAAATTCTGTCAAACTCGCGAGCAAACACATTGTGATTATTCGAATTTCTTGATCCAAGGCTTCAAGCTACAAATAAAGTCGATTTTAAATTGATTCAAAATAAAGGTgtaattttgatgtatagagcTAGGCAGTGGCAAATCCAGAATCTAAAGGATGTGTGAGATCGCTATTGAAAAAGTATTGAGTTTTGAAATGTATGTACATCTCTTTGCTTACActattttccttcattttgtaGATTAATATGGTTGATTCGTGATATGAAGAAATTAAACTAGTAACATGGTTTGAAATTGCTTAATTAAAATCATTAATTgtcaaattataataaattataattagatatgggattatattattttaagattaGGATGAGTTGTAAATAATTAGTTATGGAGTCGTGTCACGGGCACCTATGTAGGCCAAAGGggaaactgaagtctaaaaccaTGGAACTATTCAATGtctctcttttctttatattaaattaacttaattaaaaatttagtGATGTAGTTgtcatttaattaataaaatatgttaATCTCAATGATTGTTTTGATAGTTAGCTTAGTAAGTTAATTTCCTTCTTATCTTTAATATTAATTTCCTTCTTATCTTTAATATAAAGCAATTAGTAATAGGGAAAATTATCTGGATGAATCATTATTTGGCTTTTATTATCgactaatttttaattaattatattttatagccccctcttgcctattaattattcataattataattcataacctttttcatatattttctctcttttttccattttctattattctcttgtttttttttcccttttctgttttttttcttcagtttttctttttcttttttgttgctttctctttattttttattttttcacctttttcttttcatttttattctttttttctttttttttttccttttcatttttctcctttttttttcttctttttttttttctccttctttttctctcatttttctccttcctttttcttcttttcaatttctctccttcttttcatttatgTGAATTatcaaacacaaatacaagtgcgaactataaaatataaatataaatacaaattataacatataaatacaagtgcgaactataaaatacaaattcaaatgcgaactataacatataaatacaagtgtgaactataaaatacaaatacaaatgcgaactataacatataaatacaagtgtgaactatcatttgtgttttttaattattgaaaaggaacgattgattttctttctacgaatacttgtttgtatttattgatgctagttgtatttatttatacaaataaatacaactcaaatttttatacaaatacaatatatacaaatataatattatatttgtatttgttaaatCATCTGTtttatttgtttgtcattgtatttgtatcaagtgatatttgtttatttacaaatatgaatgataattttgatatacaaatacaaaacggtacatttgtatcaaatgatacattacatatttatatattttagaatcacgaaaatacaattaatgcacttacttATTTGTATACAAAGACAAATGATAATTTGTACATAGTCAcaactaaatacaatatgcaatcaacttacaaatacaaatacaaaataattttttaagaataaaaaggtatcgaagaaaataaaatacaaatacaagtataatccaagtataatcaaaatatacaaacacactaaacccataatataaatataatccaatataatattcagtcaattataaaatacaaatacataatagTTCTTTAAGATACAAGTGtgaatcatataaaatataaatgatggcgtaaactaacaaatacaaatacaaatgcgaactattaAATACAAGTACAAacgcaaactataaaatataaatacaagtgcaaactttaaaatacaaatacaaatacagttgtatcaataaatataaaaatataaatggcagtgtgactacaaatacgataaacaattgtggtatttacgttatcatccatgacttgtgctcgactagtcatattttttaaaaatacaaaaaatataaaataaaacaaaaaaaaagaataaagaaaataagtacaaaaaagaaaaaaaaatgaatgagaaagagaaatagaagttagagattaaagagagaaaaaaataaaaagaaacaaacgaaaaaaatagaaaaaaaaagaagaaaaatgggaaaaacacaaaaaatataaaaaatataaaaaaagataatggtaGTGTTAGGTAAGAAAATACTCAGTTCAACGAGATAAGcttgattgagatttttttcgttttaaaaatattaaatttcatttttagcGCGACTAAATAGGgactatattcatattttatatgaatacatactatctaTAAAACCGAATACAACGGGTATAAAtcgaatacaacggctataaatagtaattatgtaaaatgtgtcTAGGGAAGGTGGGTTTTATAGCAAAATGCTGCTATTTTTTAAAGATCCCCTTAGTTATATAACCCactcaccccccccccccccccccaaaaaaaaaagtagtttgGTGTATTAAAACCCTCATTATCAATAACGGACTCAGGATTTTGGGGTCGTAGGTGTTTGGAAGGTTCAAGCACACGTATTGATACAACACTTTAAGGTTCCATTTGAAAATCAAAACACTCACCTATCTTCTTGGTTTCATAGGTGCTTCTTTTcatctgataccaattttatacatctgttatatatataattatccCTAATTTATGTCGGGTTTAACGGGTGCCGAAACATCACACTTTTAAACCTAGGTCCGTCCATGTCACTATGCAGGATGCGGGGAAGGATCGAACCACGAGGATTTATTATATCAATTTTACCCCACATTTttgcaagaggttgtttccacgaCTTAAACCtttgacctcctgatcacataaCGACGACTTTACCAATTACTTCAGGATTTCCCTTCTAGttgtatacaaaaaaaaaaaaagtttgaattaatttaatttttagcaaTCGTGTCATTAATAACCATGTGTAATGTTGGTCAAAGTGATAACTAGCTTCGATGGCTTACGCGGGGTTGCTGTTTGCCAAAGAGTTCTATCTATGATTAATGAGAATCttaataaatggttaaatgtTAAATACTTTATAAgtaattcaattatgtatattTAATATATCATTACTATTTAGAATTTAAATCTTAtatttatcttagaaaaaatagcataaaatacacctttcatatttacacaaatctacATTCTTACAAAGTgattataaaaatctcaattaattatgtatcttcgttggatatatcgggagctaattatgtatctttacaaaggagataatgtatcttcgttggatgtattatgtatctcgacagacccaaaatcgaaaaaaatgtatcgagagttaattatgtatcttttcaaagaaaaaaatgtatttttgttGGATATAttagaagctaattatgtatctcgacagattcaaaatcgaaattttcagtaattatgtaaaatatcagaATTTTCTATAACTAACCTTCAAACTTtcgagatttatgttgtttgcctcTCAATTCTATGTCTTGATAGTGTGTACAAAATATTTACACAATCTGGATATTTAAAAGCTAATTTCTGATAACTCTATGTTATAACTAGTATAATAAATGGCAAGTAATTTGCTATAACAAGTCAAACTATTTTGGAAAAATGACATGAATGGATGCCCCAAAAAAAGGCCAGCATATatatagtactccctccgtttaaaaaagaatgacttactttgacttgacacaaagtttaagaatataaagaagacttttgaatcttgtgaccttaaattaaagttgtgtcaaatgtatcatgtggaaagttgaaattaaagtattgccaaaaaaaggaaaagggtcattcttttttaaacggactaaaaagaaaagtaagtcatTCATTTTGAAACGAAGGAagtatatacataaaatatgcaTATATTGGCTGagcaaatataaatattttaatttgtctgagtgatcaaatatataattacattaaaaaaattacattttcaaGTGCATATAGCTTTAATATGTTGATAATTTCCTTCTTACTTCTAATTTAAATCAATTTGTTATTTAACAAAGAggttaatttatttatctatagCTAGCAAACATATAATCATTTAATAACCATGTGTAATGTTAGCCAAAAGTGATAACTTGCTTCTATGGCTTGTTTTGGTTGCTTTAAGTTTTTGCAAAAAGAAGTGCTATCTATTATTATAGACATCTAAACTAAGGCTATATCTAgcttcaatatatttaatttatgagCAAACAATATAAATTCTGATAGTTTGAAGTTTAATTGTTGaacattttgatattttatatattactgaaaatttcaattttggatctgtcgagatatataagtagcttccgatacatccaataaagatacatttttttctttgtaaagatacataataagCTCCCGACACattctttttgattttgtgtctgtcgagatacataatacatccaacgaagataatttttttccttcgTAAAGATACATAGTTAGCTCTCTATacattttttccaattttggatctgtcgagatacataattagctcctgatacatcaaacgaagatacataattaattgatttttttataattacttaTACGGATAAAAATTTGTgtaaaatatgataagttaagatgtatgtttatgtgttatttttcttaattgatcACATTAAAGTGGGGTTCCCTATATAGGCAAACATATTGTTGCATATTAAGGGGAaaaagacataatacataaatagtgCTATTTAACTTGACATTAAAACACAACTATGATCTTCAATTTTGGGTGTGTACAAGTAAGCACCTAACcatgtataaagttgaacaagtagacacatatgtcTTATGTAGAGTCCTACGTGGAAAATTCTTTTTCTACATGGCGTCCTACATGTATTATGCCACATAAGATGTGTGTGTCTACATAtccaactttatacaagtttaagtgtctacttgtgtaCACCCAATATTtgaggtcatagatgtgatttgatGCCAAGTTAAAtgacatgtttatgtattatgcaaAAATATGATTTCATAGTATATTAGCTAGTGGTCATATAGAAAATTCTAGGCTTAAGTCATAGACATGCCTTCAAACTTGtttcaaaaattcacttagacccttCAACTAAGGCCTGTACCTACTGAACACTTATACTGTACAAAAAATTGTTCCTATTAGGCACATTTTGTTAATTAGCAACAAATGGGAAATGTGTGTATTACACTTGCCGTGACATGGAAAAAACAACCAATTAAATGATGACACGTGGCAGTGAGGGCCCaaataactattaaaaaataattataatttttttaaaaaataaaataaaaaaactgtcATACCCCCCTCCCGTCCCCCGCCcctctcttcatcttctttcccattttcttcttcattttttgcctttcttattctttttttcctaaccacaaaactcaatttttttaaaattaatttcaaatataatcTTTTATGGTACactttctttctttaaattctttaataatttcaaagaaAGTAATTTCAAATTCATATTTAAGCTTATCGAAAAACGTGGAGTTTCGTCGGGAGTGAGGAAAAACGGGTTCAAAATACGTGATACATTCTTCTAATATTCCTAGTACTTTTCGACAATAATTTAAAGCAAATGGAAAGCTCATAACAACCCTGGGAGTGAGGGGGAAACGGGTtcaaaatttttcattttcatcGAACTCAGGGTAAGGAAATAGGTTCACCGGTCGCCGTTTTTTGGCGATGGCTCAACCAAAGAAGTTCGCTGGGTCGTACTGGCCTATCTGGAGCTCCGATGAGAGTCCCAACGCTGGAACAGTGACGGCATCAACGATGGATCATCATTTTTGCTCAACTTCTCTCTCTCCGTTAGCCGTCTCTCTCAGTCGACCTATACCTCGTTTATTCTCTCTCGTCTCTATCCCTCTCTTCTTCGATCTCTCCCTCCCACTGGTGTGTGTGTAGTGTTGTTCACTGTGTGTGTGTAAATATCTGGTGAGTGAAAATTGTGTGAGTTGTGGAGAAGACGGTGGTGTGTGCTCAATACGTGAATCTGTgtatatttttagtaattatgtAATATTGTGTATGTCGTGTGAGTGAGGAAGATGACCAGGTTTGATGAACAGGGGTGAGGGGTTGATGACAAACTTGGGGGTAGGGGTAAGGAAGACGATGAGGGAGGGGGTGattcttcttaaaaataaaataaaattatgaagttataataattaaaaattatattaataaaataatttaaatataagttttttaattaaaaaaataaaatattacccTTTATTCTATTATTCACGCGCCCAAAGGAGAGTGTGTTAGACTCTCCTTGTCAAATCAGCATTTTGTGCCTGATAGGTAACAATTTTAGCTgaggggcctgataggtacataCCTTAGTTAAGGGGTCTAAATGAATTTTGCCGACATGTTTAAGTGTCTGGCGATGACTTAAGCCAAAATTCTACAATTAGACTTTACTTCCAACTtatatgtttttgtattattGGATATTTATATACGATATGAAGACATtgttttttatttagatttttgatattcaaaatttattaatcTGACTAATTAGATTCACTTAGCGTATGTAGAGCCTATATAAGGGGAAATATAATTTATCAAGAATTCTTTATTTCTAGAGATTGAGATTGCAATATCTTGTGAAGGTGAAGAAATCTCATTCATTCTGCTACATTAATTGATGGTAAGAagcaatatgtatataattaattaCGAACAAAATCATAAACACAACGCACAATTGAAAAATAGTCACTATTACGAAGTTACAAATTTTAGAAGTTGAAATTTCGGGATGTCATGGAATTTCAAACATGCAATGATTTTAAATTTCACttatcaaatttcaaattatataaaaataactatttttcgaGAACAAGATCGAAAAGTAATCAGTAAACATTGTTtctaagacttttttttttttaaaaaaagtaaaagtcaAAATGCCCATGTTTTATACAGGGGCCAAACCACGTGTGAGAGCAAAGAGATTCATCTGAATCTTCTAtggaaaaaaattacattattcatataagtttaaaattacttttatgtgcatatattaAATATTGAATCCCTTTAATTTCTTCTTTGATGTGCTACTTTACTTTTTCCTAATATTTTGAACCTCTTCAAGAAAATTTTGACTCCGCCTAACTGTACGTGTATGAACTTTCGATCTTATTTGTATGGTAGAATATATAAATATGCCCTTTAATTTAGCCTCCGATTGCATCTATGACCTCTAACTTTGGGTACACACAAATAGACATTCAAATTTGTACaaagttgaacaagtaaacaCATATATCCTATGTGGCTTCCTACGTAGTCAATTCTATCCTACATGGCGTCCTATGTGTATTATGTCACATAGAATGTGTGTGACTAgttgttcaactttatataagtttaaaTGTTTATTTATACACACCTAAGATTAAAGATCATAAATATCATTTGAGACCAAACTAAAGGACATGTTTACGTATTATACGTATTTGTATATATGCCATGCTTGAATTGATGGTCAATTCAACTTTATAGCTTTATCTCTTACAAAAAAAAGTCTATAATAAAGTATATAGtatatagtagaaaaaaataataataattgatggATGGGGACAAAAACGGTGCTACCCACATTTCCAATCTTATTAATGAGAATAATTGAACCGTACAATAATACTACATGCATGTATGTATACTTCCAAAATTAGTTCGCATGTCGACGACTCCACGTTACACACCAAATACTAATCATAATAACAATTAATAGTAATAATTAGAGAATGACAAAAATAGCTGGCAAAAtattaataaacaaaataaatatggaTCGAAACATATGATTCCCCTCTTGTGCTTTAGGGGTGTTATGAATTTGAATATTTGAATCGATTcgaaaaaaattggataatctgatttgaattatataatttgaatcaatttataaatttaatttcagaatattttaattttccaaatcgaATTTGATTGTGAGTTGAATCAATTCGAAAATTATAATCTAAATCGACTCaaaacttatatatatgtgtgtaattacaataataataatggtatTTAGTATTTATTCATTACTTACAAACCTAAAATCTAATGCAAACTCACAATAGTCCAGACCCACATTTAgaacattttaattattttatttgttctaaaattgaaatgaaaatagttgcttgttgaaatttcaaattcaaacaaaTCAATGCGTAAAATCGAAtcgaaataattaaaaatgaatcaaattagaCCTAGAATAAATCAATTAGGATAagaattttaataaatcaaaatttaaaatttcaactcaatatagctaaatttGATCCGAATCGATTCGTGCACAGACCTATTGTGCTTGATTCCatctaaattttgattttacaaaCTCTAGATTTATCAAAAAcaatctttttattctttaaaagtacaaagaaaatttatatactgttata
The Capsicum annuum cultivar UCD-10X-F1 chromosome 6, UCD10Xv1.1, whole genome shotgun sequence DNA segment above includes these coding regions:
- the LOC107875138 gene encoding uncharacterized protein LOC107875138; its protein translation is MGNSLRCCLACVLPCGALDLIRIVHLNGHVEEITSPITAYEALKNYPNHVLSKPCSQGTMARRILILSPNSELKRGSIYFLIPASSVPSEKKKFGTNTSIKKSSKVGIKNISTNNKKCHVSIPDDRDHDLTDSATPKLKKSTSHRRNTSGKVVVWRPHLESISEN